A window from Lachnoanaerobaculum umeaense encodes these proteins:
- a CDS encoding MFS transporter — protein sequence MEEKRINLQYIVLQGLYMTLYCVSCGFISFYLQGNGFANSGIGIITAVFCLFAVIFQPIVGNICDRIDRLTWKKLIIILGLPYIVICIAMLIIKEKWIIAILFGMMYIITNIYLPLINTALFSYKREGIEINFGVARGMGSAMYALMALFIGNIAVRVGTRIIPMAGLIIIALFLGVVFSMPVADKIKSDRNETKRTNIVGFIKKYPYFSIMLLAVLFIYFSHNIIGTYLLQIVQSLGGNSGNLGIAMFIQALAEIPVLFTFSYIMKKVKIGNLMILAGIGYVVRGILYFISGSIMIIYTIQLSQIFSFAIVTAASVYFTGMVVDVEDQTTGLAFMSGMTAAGTVLGSLLGGEILDHIGMRSMLAVNILITIIGLGIAVCSIKLIRSKKKNKYV from the coding sequence ATGGAAGAGAAAAGAATAAATCTTCAATATATAGTATTACAGGGACTATATATGACATTGTACTGTGTGAGTTGTGGATTTATTTCATTTTATTTGCAAGGCAATGGCTTTGCTAATAGTGGAATTGGAATTATAACAGCTGTATTTTGTCTTTTTGCAGTAATATTTCAGCCGATAGTGGGAAATATATGTGATAGAATAGACAGATTGACATGGAAAAAGCTGATTATTATTTTGGGATTACCATATATTGTTATATGTATAGCTATGCTTATTATAAAAGAAAAATGGATCATAGCCATACTGTTTGGAATGATGTATATAATAACAAATATTTATTTACCACTTATAAATACCGCATTATTTTCCTATAAAAGAGAAGGAATAGAGATAAATTTTGGTGTTGCCAGAGGAATGGGATCTGCAATGTATGCACTTATGGCATTATTTATTGGAAATATAGCAGTGAGAGTTGGAACTAGAATAATTCCGATGGCAGGACTTATCATTATAGCTTTATTTCTAGGCGTAGTATTTTCTATGCCCGTAGCAGATAAAATCAAGTCAGATAGAAATGAAACTAAACGAACTAATATTGTAGGGTTCATCAAAAAATATCCCTATTTTTCAATAATGCTTTTGGCAGTACTGTTTATATATTTTTCTCATAATATTATAGGTACATATCTCTTGCAAATAGTACAGTCGCTAGGCGGCAATAGTGGAAATTTAGGAATAGCAATGTTTATACAGGCATTAGCAGAAATACCGGTTTTATTTACATTTTCTTATATAATGAAAAAAGTTAAGATTGGAAACTTAATGATTTTGGCAGGAATAGGATATGTAGTGAGAGGAATATTGTATTTTATTTCAGGAAGTATAATGATAATCTATACTATACAGCTTTCTCAAATATTTAGTTTTGCTATAGTCACAGCAGCGTCAGTATATTTCACAGGAATGGTAGTGGATGTAGAGGATCAAACTACAGGATTGGCATTTATGTCAGGAATGACAGCAGCAGGTACAGTGCTTGGCTCTTTGCTTGGTGGAGAGATTTTGGACCACATTGGTATGAGATCAATGCTGGCAGTCAATATTTTGATTACAATAATTGGACTTGGTATAGCAGTATGCTCTATAAAACTGATTAGGAGTAAGAAAAAGAATAAATATGTGTAA
- a CDS encoding HAD family hydrolase — protein sequence MIKAVLFDMDGLMFDTERVYGKAWQNAARLQGCEISDEAILKIKGANRTLVYEILREDAGKDFDIDEGRVVREEYIANHIKKNGLTKKKGLDNLLKFLKSNNIKACLATSTKSETALRYLKMAEVYEYFDDFTCGDEIENGKPAPDIFLKAASKLGVDIGESLVLEDSINGINGGLAAGARVIMVPDTIEPTDEIRKRVDAVKKDLDEVANWIKEVNKKI from the coding sequence ATGATAAAAGCGGTACTTTTTGATATGGATGGATTGATGTTTGATACAGAGAGAGTGTATGGTAAAGCATGGCAGAATGCAGCAAGATTACAAGGTTGTGAGATTAGTGATGAAGCCATATTGAAAATAAAGGGGGCTAATAGAACATTAGTATATGAAATACTTAGAGAAGATGCAGGAAAAGATTTTGATATAGATGAGGGTAGAGTGGTAAGAGAAGAGTATATTGCTAATCATATAAAAAAGAACGGATTAACAAAGAAAAAAGGCTTGGATAATTTGTTGAAATTTTTAAAAAGCAATAACATAAAAGCCTGTCTTGCTACATCTACTAAGTCAGAAACTGCACTTAGATATCTTAAGATGGCAGAGGTATATGAGTACTTTGATGACTTCACCTGTGGTGATGAAATAGAAAATGGTAAGCCGGCACCGGATATCTTCTTAAAGGCTGCAAGCAAACTTGGAGTGGATATAGGTGAAAGTTTAGTACTTGAGGATTCTATAAATGGAATAAATGGAGGTTTGGCAGCAGGTGCAAGGGTGATAATGGTGCCTGACACTATAGAGCCTACAGATGAGATAAGAAAAAGAGTAGATGCTGTGAAAAAAGATCTGGATGAAGTCGCAAATTGGATAAAAGAAGTAAATAAGAAAATATAG